The region tgatagataaaaaatttcaataaaaaaatgataaggaaaaagcaaataacaattataaaaatgagaaccaaagttaataaaaaaattaaattttaagagatgaaattgaaaaataaatattcaaaacaaaatatatataacaatcaagagtttgaggattaaatttgatataatcaacaaataatatgacatttctaaatttttcacaacttccggaaagtgttttctgcttaaattttttagaaaaatacttttctagaaatcaagtcaaattttttttaattgaaaaatattttctattgatcaacctttttaataacaaacaaatataaaaataatttaaaaataattttttaaaaattacttttcaacaaacaaacataacattttcaagaaacaaacataACATTACCTAGGAAatcaaaacttaattcaatgaattttttttttcatcattcaagGGCATATAACCCTCACTATATGGCCCGCAAATTCAACTTTCCTTCCGATGATGCTCAAATTACCGAGAAATTCCAAATCACATCATGGACCCACTAATTCCCATCAATAGAAACTACTAGCAGTACAATTAGTTGGTTCTATTCTACGAGAGAGACTTCATCCTGAGAACTCCCCAAAttccaaacaataaaaaacaagagcCTCTCTATTTCTCTACCAAAATGGCACTCTCTTTGCCCTTACCAAAACcccagcaacagcaacagcaaaccaccaccaccactgaGGGTGAGATCCAAGAAATCGACATTTTCCATCAATTCGACGTCGTATCTGACTCGTCAGATCACCACTATCTCGTAAACAACATCGACAAcgacagcagcagcagcagcagcagcagcaaaaaaaccaaagacGGTGGAGGAGATTCTTTAACAAATATCTCAAGTGGGGTCTACAAGAAGATCATGCAAGAATGGAAAATCCTCGAAAAACACCTCCCTGATTCAATCTACGTTCGTGCGCACGAGAATCGTATCGATCTCTTAAGAGCAGTAATCATAGGAGTCGCAGGTACACCATACCATGATGGACTTTATTTCTTTGACATTGCTTTCCCACCAGATTACCCAGCCCGCCCCCCTCTGGTTTATTACAGATCATTCGGGTTACGAATCAACCCGAATTTATATGCAAATGGGCGGGTGTGTTTAAGTTTACTGAACACTTGGCCCGGTAGAAAAAGTGAGAAATGGAACTCCAGCGAATCCACAGTACTTCAAGTTCTGGTCTCCATCCAAGCCCTTGTTTTGAATGAGAAACCATATTACAACGAACCGGGTAATGGGGTGTTACCGGGTCGGGCCATATGGGAGAAGAAATCAAATGCTTATAGTgagaatgtttttttcttgtcttgcaAGACGATGTTGTTTTTATTACGTAGGCCGCCAAAGAATTTCGAGGGTTTTGTTGCTAGCCATTTTAGAGAGAAGGCAAGTGTTATATTATCAGCTTGTAATGCTTATATTAATGGTCAAACTAGAGTTGGGTATTATAGAAATGACGGGTCATGTTCAAGTGGTAATTCATCAACTGTTGATGTCTCGGATAAATTTAAAGGGTTGATGGGTCAATTATATCCAGAATTGCTTTTGGGTTTCAAGAGAAATGGAGCGTCTTTGGGGAATTTTGTGGAGCCGTCGGTGCAGCCGGTCGAGATGAAAACGAGGTCGTTTAAGGGGAAAGCAGTGATTCAAAGTAAGAAGAGTGGATTTGCAAGGACGGTGTTTGCGAAATTAAAGAGAGTTTTGGGGTTAAAGAAGATGAATAAGAGTGGCAAAAGCGGGGTCAAAAAGAAGGGTTTTTGACGGAGGAttcttgatttgttgatttATCAAGGTACTTTTAGAACTTGTTTTTAGAATCTTTTACGATGATGATCATGACCATTCAATACTGTTATCGCTAATATCAAGTTTTGAATCCTGTACTGCTAATGAACGATTCCATCTTATTGGATGCTAGACTCTCTTTTTATAGGTACAAAGCCAAAGAAGTTCAGATGAATTCATTGTCATTAGCAGCGTAGTAGGAAATATATTgatagctttatatatatatatatatatatagagagagagagagagagagagagattagagCTTGAATCTGGTTGTTAGTAAAGGGTATGATATGTCGGAAGTTTGTTacgttgttgttttttttaggtgatgaagtttgttttttaaggtatttgtttttgagaatatattaaaataatttttttaaaaaaaaattatttttaatattagcatattaaaataatttaaacatattaaaaaagttaatttaaaataaataaatcaaatttaaataaaaattaagttaaatttcACTTCCAAGCAGAGTATGATTTTCAattatgctattatttttttttttatcgtgggtgtccgggccagcttgcgcgtacctcgactaatcccacgggccctgaagttaacgaccatgtaagcctctagcggccatcatatgagcagccatagggtttgaacctatcatatgagcagccatagggtttgaacctgagacctaagaggaaGCAAACCCCtcagtcccaagctcttaccactaggtcaccacctagatggttcaaTTATGCTATTATTAGTTGATGTTATATGGTAGTGtgtataataatactaataattatttttcctgtCATGATACCATTAACAGTATCACATTGCTCACTTTCattgtcttctttttattaccatcttctattttaatattatcatcatcattattattgacTTTGTAATATTTGCAGacgtatttaaaaaaaaaatctccatttcattatatttaattttactataCCATCATCACTTGATGTCA is a window of Populus nigra chromosome 10, ddPopNigr1.1, whole genome shotgun sequence DNA encoding:
- the LOC133706025 gene encoding putative ubiquitin-conjugating enzyme E2 38, giving the protein MALSLPLPKPQQQQQQTTTTTEGEIQEIDIFHQFDVVSDSSDHHYLVNNIDNDSSSSSSSSKKTKDGGGDSLTNISSGVYKKIMQEWKILEKHLPDSIYVRAHENRIDLLRAVIIGVAGTPYHDGLYFFDIAFPPDYPARPPLVYYRSFGLRINPNLYANGRVCLSLLNTWPGRKSEKWNSSESTVLQVLVSIQALVLNEKPYYNEPGNGVLPGRAIWEKKSNAYSENVFFLSCKTMLFLLRRPPKNFEGFVASHFREKASVILSACNAYINGQTRVGYYRNDGSCSSGNSSTVDVSDKFKGLMGQLYPELLLGFKRNGASLGNFVEPSVQPVEMKTRSFKGKAVIQSKKSGFARTVFAKLKRVLGLKKMNKSGKSGVKKKGF